One window from the genome of Caldisericia bacterium encodes:
- a CDS encoding ABC transporter permease has product MNFKTSFFLGWKIESNWTDPFLFTIYSLAKPLSSSFILIIMYLIITRGKIGLTFPHLLIGNALHLYTANVLFGMAWAVIDDREFYETLKYIYISPVNLFIYLTGRGFAKFITTSVSVGILIFVSFTFFKLSLNPIAGWFIILPLFFILGVFSLFIIGYFFAGLNFLIAKNGWFLTQSATGIFLLFTGAIFPLDVFPPFLRNIGYFIPQTIWMDGMRKILLGTGWNSLTKDMSILTLTKILLIQNVVYFVLVTLFFSVSLFVARRNGLIDQKTLD; this is encoded by the coding sequence TTGAACTTTAAAACCTCCTTTTTTCTTGGATGGAAGATTGAGAGTAACTGGACAGATCCATTTTTATTTACAATATACTCCCTTGCAAAACCTTTATCTTCTTCCTTTATCCTTATAATTATGTATCTCATCATAACAAGAGGAAAAATTGGGTTAACCTTTCCCCATCTTCTTATAGGAAATGCCCTTCATCTCTATACTGCCAATGTTCTTTTTGGTATGGCATGGGCAGTGATTGATGATAGGGAGTTTTATGAGACATTAAAATATATTTATATATCTCCTGTGAACCTCTTTATCTATCTTACAGGTAGGGGTTTTGCAAAGTTTATAACTACATCTGTTTCTGTAGGAATACTAATCTTTGTAAGTTTCACCTTCTTTAAGTTAAGTTTGAACCCAATTGCAGGATGGTTCATCATTCTTCCTCTGTTCTTTATTCTTGGTGTTTTTTCACTGTTTATAATTGGTTATTTCTTTGCAGGACTTAACTTCCTCATTGCAAAGAATGGCTGGTTTTTAACTCAGAGTGCAACTGGTATATTTCTTCTCTTCACAGGAGCAATCTTTCCACTCGATGTATTTCCTCCCTTCTTGAGAAATATCGGCTATTTTATTCCACAGACCATATGGATGGATGGGATGAGAAAAATTTTGCTTGGAACTGGATGGAATAGTTTAACAAAAGATATGTCAATTCTTACGCTCACAAAAATACTTCTTATTCAGAATGTAGTTTATTTTGTTCTTGTAACTCTATTTTTCTCCGTCTCTCTATTTGTTGCAAGGAGAAATGGTCTTATAGATCAGAAAACTCTTGAT